In the genome of Chitinophagales bacterium, the window GTCATAATCGCCATACACCAATATCTTTTCATGCCATTCAAAAGCATCTTTAATACGGGACACAGCCTCACGCATGCCTTTCATCAGCATAGGATCGTGCAGTTGCGACAGGTCAGGTCTGAAAAATGTCTTTGCCGAATCGTAATCTGTAATGCCACGTATGGTCAGCAACCTGCACAACACAGGGTTGACCTTAAGTACATCATGTAAGTGGTCTGTAATTTGTTCGTCAGCAGGTTTTAGTGTCCAGCGCTTAATCATCTTTATGCCCGAAGTCCAGTTGTTGCACCGATTGGTGGTAGTCTGCAACCCACTTATCTAATTGTTGTAAAAATTGTTCGTTGTTGATA includes:
- a CDS encoding single-stranded-DNA-specific exonuclease RecJ, which produces MIKRWTLKPADEQITDHLHDVLKVNPVLCRLLTIRGITDYDSAKTFFRPDLSQLHDPMLMKGMREAVSRIKDAFEWHEKILVYGDYD